From a single Brassica napus cultivar Da-Ae chromosome C9, Da-Ae, whole genome shotgun sequence genomic region:
- the LOC106399801 gene encoding uncharacterized protein LOC106399801 yields MSETDLDPLCEAVQHHSPRQIESNTIFVSSDLLFIGSRVKRFGLCQCEWTDLHLQQSMAVELLFLSFACCNRVYGPSLSLPLSSSDELSDVSAKLGSSQSDPTSSQGRR; encoded by the exons ATGTCTGAAACCGACTTAGATCCCCTCTGTGAAGCAGTCCAACACCATTCGCCGCGTCAAATCGAGTCCAACACCATTTTCGTTTCTTCAG ATCTTTTATTCATTGGGTCACGAGTTAAAAGGTTCGGACTTTGTCAGTGTGAATGGACAGACTTGCATCTGCAACAGTCTATGGCTGTGGAGCTTCTGTTTTTATCCTTTGCTTGTTGCAACAGAGTCTATGGTCCGTCGCTCTCTTTGCCATTGTCTTCCTCCGACGAATTATCCGATG TTTCTGCAAAACTCGGGAGCTCTCAGTCGGATCCAACCAGTTCCCAGGGGCGAAGGTGA